One segment of Arthrobacter sp. MMS18-M83 DNA contains the following:
- the dxs gene encoding 1-deoxy-D-xylulose-5-phosphate synthase, with the protein MGLLETIRNPQDLSKLTVHQLEQLAGEIRTFLITNVAQTGGHLGPNLGVVELTMAIHKVFDSPRDSIVFDTGHQSYVHKLLTGRQDFSTLRQQGGMSGYPDRGESEHDIVESSHASSSLSWADGISRARQLTGEGDRCVVAVVGDGALTGGMAWEAINNIAADKRRRVVIVVNDNGRSYAPTVGGLADYLASLRPTIDSFRAAPTYEVVLDWWKKKLQNGGPIGQFTYRSLHAMKKGIKDWWAPQGMFEDLGMKYIGPVDGHNMRALEHALTTARNYGGPVIVHAMTEKGHGYAPALANEADQFHAVGIIDPETGEPTEAGGARSWTSVFGEEIADIADERKDIVGITGAMLIPVGLHKFAERHPERVIDVGIAEQHALTSAAGMAFGGLHPVVAVYATFLNRAFDQLLMDVALHKAGVTVVLDRAGVTGPDGASHHGMWDMAMVQIVPGLHLAAPRDASRLREELREAVAIGDAPSVVRFSKGSVGSEIDAIERLSDGVDVLARRPGGSTENDVLIVSVGAMSELALDVASRLGSQGISSTVVDPRWVLPVRKSIIALAARHRLVICIEDGVRAGGVGSRIRQEMRAAGVDTALNEVGLPVEFLDHGTRSQVLERVGLTAQQITHDVVAQVLGTKVPFARPLPGQEHPTTGSLPKL; encoded by the coding sequence TTGGGACTTTTGGAGACAATCCGGAACCCGCAGGACCTGAGCAAGCTCACCGTTCACCAGTTGGAGCAGCTTGCAGGCGAGATCAGGACTTTCCTCATCACCAACGTCGCTCAAACGGGTGGACACCTCGGGCCGAACCTTGGCGTGGTGGAACTCACCATGGCCATCCATAAGGTCTTCGATTCACCGCGCGACAGCATCGTTTTCGACACCGGCCACCAGTCCTACGTCCACAAATTGCTGACAGGACGGCAGGACTTCAGCACCCTTCGGCAGCAAGGCGGCATGTCCGGGTATCCCGATCGTGGCGAGTCCGAGCACGACATCGTGGAGAGCTCCCACGCCTCATCCTCGCTGTCCTGGGCCGACGGCATTTCCCGCGCCCGGCAATTGACAGGGGAAGGCGATCGCTGCGTCGTCGCCGTCGTGGGTGACGGCGCCCTGACGGGTGGCATGGCTTGGGAAGCGATCAACAACATTGCCGCGGACAAACGGCGCCGCGTGGTGATCGTGGTGAACGACAACGGCCGCTCCTATGCCCCTACCGTCGGCGGTTTGGCAGATTACCTTGCTTCATTGCGTCCCACGATCGACTCCTTCCGGGCTGCTCCCACCTATGAGGTTGTGTTGGATTGGTGGAAGAAGAAGCTGCAGAACGGCGGTCCGATCGGCCAGTTCACCTACAGGAGCCTGCATGCCATGAAGAAGGGCATCAAGGATTGGTGGGCTCCGCAAGGCATGTTTGAAGACCTCGGCATGAAGTACATCGGCCCAGTCGACGGCCACAACATGCGCGCCCTGGAGCACGCTCTCACCACGGCCCGCAATTATGGCGGACCGGTGATCGTCCACGCCATGACCGAAAAGGGCCACGGCTACGCGCCCGCCCTTGCCAATGAGGCAGACCAGTTCCACGCCGTCGGCATCATCGACCCGGAGACCGGCGAACCCACTGAGGCCGGTGGAGCCCGCTCCTGGACGTCGGTATTCGGCGAGGAAATCGCGGATATTGCCGACGAACGCAAGGACATTGTGGGCATCACCGGGGCCATGCTGATCCCCGTTGGCCTGCACAAGTTCGCCGAACGGCACCCGGAAAGGGTGATCGACGTCGGCATCGCTGAACAGCACGCCCTCACCTCGGCCGCAGGGATGGCCTTCGGGGGACTGCACCCGGTAGTCGCCGTGTACGCCACCTTCCTCAACCGCGCGTTCGATCAGCTCCTCATGGACGTTGCCCTTCACAAGGCCGGAGTCACGGTTGTCTTGGACCGCGCCGGCGTGACCGGCCCGGACGGCGCCAGCCACCACGGCATGTGGGACATGGCCATGGTCCAGATTGTTCCCGGGCTTCATCTCGCGGCTCCGCGCGATGCCAGCCGCCTGCGCGAAGAGCTCCGCGAGGCCGTCGCGATCGGCGACGCGCCCAGCGTGGTGCGCTTCTCCAAGGGCAGCGTCGGAAGCGAGATCGACGCGATCGAACGGCTTTCCGACGGCGTCGATGTGTTGGCGCGCCGCCCCGGAGGCTCCACCGAGAACGACGTCCTGATTGTCAGCGTGGGCGCCATGTCCGAGCTCGCCCTCGACGTCGCATCCCGGCTCGGTTCCCAAGGCATCAGTTCCACAGTGGTGGATCCGCGCTGGGTCCTACCGGTTCGCAAATCCATCATTGCCCTCGCCGCCCGGCACCGTTTGGTGATCTGCATCGAAGACGGCGTGCGTGCGGGTGGCGTCGGATCCCGGATTCGCCAGGAGATGCGGGCGGCCGGTGTGGACACTGCCCTCAACGAGGTGGGCCTTCCGGTCGAATTCCTCGACCATGGAACCAGAAGCCAAGTGCTTGAGCGCGTCGGGCTTACCGCCCAACAGATAACGCACGATGTCGTCGCGCAGGTTCTAGGGACAAAGGTACCTTTCGCGCGTCCCCTGCCGGGACAGGAACACCCCACCACAGGCAGCCTTCCCAAGCTTTGA
- a CDS encoding aconitate hydratase — MSTVDSFGSKGVLNVAGTDYEIFRLNSVEGADSLPFSLKVLLENLLRTEDGANITADHVRALAGWDPNAQPDTEIQFTPARVIMQDFTGVPCVVDLATMREAVKDLGGDPKRVNPLAPAEMVIDHSVQIDAFGNSGALERNMEIEYQRNGERYQFLRWGQTAFDDFKVVPPGTGIVHQVNIEYLARTVMTREVDGVLRAYPDTCVGTDSHTTMVNGLGVLGWGVGGIEAEAAMLGQPVSMLIPRVVGFKLTGSIPAGATATDVVLTITEQLRNHGVVGKFVEFYGEGVAAVPLANRATIGNMSPEFGSTAAMFPIDDVTLEYLRLTGRSDQNVALVEAYAKEQGLWHDPSHEIKFSEYLELDLSTVVPSISGPKRPQDRIILTESKAQFREDLRNYVKEDLADGSLDEAIDESFPASDSPSFTASATHVADVAPHAHGPKSNGRPSNKVSVTTADGREFELDHGAVSIASITSCTNTSNPSVMLAAALLARNAVDKGLASKPWVKTSVAPGSKVVTDYYEKSGLTPYLEKLGFYIVGYGCATCIGNSGPLDAEISEAIQANDLSVTAVLSGNRNFEGRINPDVKMNYLASPPLVIAYALAGTMDFDFEADPLGQDQDGNDVFLKDIWPNPVEVQKVIDSSIDKEMFARGYEGVFDGDDRWKALATPAGDTFAWDAKSTYVRKPPYFEGMKAQPDPVTDITGARVLLKLGDSVTTDHISPAGSFKSDTPAGQYLLANGVERKDFNSYGSRRGNHEVMIRGTFANIRIKNQLLDGVEGGFTRDFTQADGPQAYVYDAAQNYQDAGTPLVVLAGKEYGSGSSRDWAAKGTALLGVKAVIAESYERIHRSNLIGMGVLPLQYPAGESAASLGLVGTETFSVEGVTELNNGTTPRTLKVTATAEDGSTKSFDAVLRIDTPGEADYYRNGGILQYVLRQISAH; from the coding sequence ATGAGCACTGTGGACAGCTTCGGTTCCAAAGGCGTACTGAATGTAGCCGGCACCGATTATGAAATTTTCCGGTTGAACTCCGTTGAAGGCGCTGACAGCCTTCCGTTCAGCCTTAAAGTATTGCTTGAAAACCTCCTGCGGACGGAAGACGGCGCCAATATCACGGCCGATCACGTCCGCGCCCTGGCCGGTTGGGACCCGAATGCCCAGCCAGACACCGAAATCCAGTTCACGCCGGCTCGAGTCATCATGCAGGACTTCACCGGCGTTCCGTGTGTCGTCGACTTGGCCACCATGCGCGAAGCCGTCAAGGACCTCGGCGGCGACCCCAAGCGCGTCAATCCGCTGGCACCGGCCGAGATGGTCATCGACCACTCCGTCCAGATCGATGCCTTCGGCAACTCCGGCGCCCTTGAGCGCAACATGGAGATCGAATACCAGCGCAACGGCGAGCGTTACCAGTTCCTGCGCTGGGGTCAGACTGCTTTTGACGACTTCAAGGTTGTTCCCCCGGGAACCGGCATCGTCCACCAGGTCAACATCGAATACCTGGCTCGCACCGTCATGACCCGCGAAGTTGACGGCGTCCTCCGTGCGTACCCGGACACCTGCGTCGGCACCGACTCCCACACCACCATGGTCAACGGCCTGGGCGTGCTGGGCTGGGGCGTGGGCGGCATTGAAGCCGAGGCTGCCATGCTCGGCCAGCCCGTCTCCATGCTGATCCCGCGCGTCGTCGGCTTCAAGCTCACTGGTTCCATCCCTGCCGGTGCCACCGCCACGGACGTCGTCCTGACCATCACCGAGCAGCTGCGCAACCACGGCGTGGTCGGCAAGTTCGTGGAGTTCTACGGCGAAGGCGTTGCGGCGGTGCCGCTGGCCAACCGCGCCACCATCGGCAACATGAGCCCGGAGTTCGGCTCCACGGCAGCGATGTTCCCGATCGACGACGTCACGCTCGAGTACTTGCGCCTCACCGGCCGCTCCGATCAGAACGTCGCCCTGGTCGAGGCCTACGCGAAGGAACAGGGCCTCTGGCACGATCCCTCGCACGAGATCAAGTTCTCCGAGTACCTTGAGCTCGACCTGTCCACGGTTGTTCCCTCGATCTCGGGCCCGAAGCGTCCCCAGGACCGCATCATCCTCACGGAGTCCAAGGCCCAGTTCCGCGAGGACCTGCGCAATTACGTGAAGGAAGACCTGGCCGACGGAAGCCTGGACGAAGCGATTGACGAGAGCTTCCCGGCCTCGGACTCGCCGTCGTTCACTGCCTCCGCGACGCACGTGGCTGACGTAGCGCCGCACGCACACGGCCCGAAGTCCAACGGTCGTCCGTCGAACAAGGTGAGCGTCACAACAGCTGACGGCCGCGAATTCGAACTGGACCATGGTGCCGTCTCGATCGCTTCGATCACGTCTTGCACCAACACGTCCAACCCCTCCGTGATGCTGGCTGCCGCGCTGCTGGCCCGCAACGCCGTGGACAAGGGACTCGCCTCCAAGCCGTGGGTCAAGACTTCGGTCGCTCCCGGCTCCAAGGTTGTCACCGATTACTACGAGAAGTCCGGCCTGACTCCCTACCTGGAGAAGCTCGGCTTCTACATTGTCGGCTATGGCTGCGCCACCTGCATCGGCAACTCCGGGCCGCTCGACGCCGAAATCTCCGAGGCGATCCAGGCCAACGACCTTTCCGTCACCGCTGTCCTCTCGGGCAACCGCAACTTCGAAGGGCGCATCAACCCGGACGTCAAGATGAACTACCTGGCCTCCCCGCCGCTGGTCATCGCCTACGCCCTGGCCGGAACCATGGACTTCGACTTCGAGGCTGACCCGCTGGGCCAGGACCAGGACGGCAACGATGTCTTCTTGAAGGACATCTGGCCGAACCCCGTCGAGGTCCAGAAGGTCATCGATTCCTCGATCGACAAGGAAATGTTCGCCCGCGGCTACGAGGGCGTCTTTGACGGCGACGACCGCTGGAAGGCGCTCGCCACCCCGGCAGGCGACACCTTCGCCTGGGACGCCAAGTCCACATACGTCCGGAAGCCCCCGTACTTCGAAGGCATGAAGGCACAGCCGGATCCGGTAACGGACATCACCGGCGCCCGCGTCCTACTGAAGCTCGGCGACTCCGTCACCACCGACCACATCTCCCCGGCCGGTTCCTTCAAGTCAGACACCCCTGCTGGCCAGTACCTTCTGGCCAACGGTGTGGAGCGCAAGGACTTCAACTCCTACGGCTCACGCCGTGGCAACCACGAGGTCATGATCCGCGGTACGTTCGCGAACATCCGCATCAAGAACCAGCTGCTTGACGGCGTCGAGGGTGGCTTCACCAGGGACTTCACCCAGGCGGACGGCCCCCAGGCGTACGTCTACGACGCCGCCCAGAACTACCAGGACGCCGGCACACCGCTGGTTGTCCTGGCTGGCAAGGAGTACGGTTCCGGTTCGTCCCGCGACTGGGCTGCCAAGGGCACCGCGCTGCTGGGCGTGAAGGCTGTCATCGCCGAAAGCTACGAGCGTATCCACCGCTCCAACCTCATCGGCATGGGCGTCCTCCCGCTGCAGTACCCGGCCGGCGAATCCGCAGCGTCCCTAGGCCTGGTCGGCACGGAAACGTTCTCCGTCGAGGGCGTCACCGAGCTGAACAACGGCACGACGCCGAGGACGCTCAAGGTCACTGCAACGGCCGAGGACGGCAGCACCAAGTCCTTCGATGCCGTGCTGCGCATCGATACCCCGGGCGAAGCCGACTACTACCGCAACGGCGGAATCCTGCAGTATGTCCTGCGCCAGATCTCCGCGCACTAG
- a CDS encoding class I SAM-dependent RNA methyltransferase translates to MTHPSNTESSTPAAQDGAAKELVVDVGPIAHGGHFVARHEGRVIFVRHGIPGEKVRVRLTDSGESSRFWRADVVDVLEASNDRTRHFWPIADSLAAWRKGGPPVGGAELGHVTLERQRLLKSEVLAEQLKRLAGVELDVEVEPAAGHDPTSDGGPGLGWRTRASFTVTPGGRLGMHAHRSDVVIPVREMPLALPGINDLRLWDIDLHGISRVEVAAPANGSRPLVLLAPEEGTDARRLNRILGQLPHDVSVASFDPARGEVLQLRGRTWVQESAAGHEYRVTGEGFWQIHKDAPDTLVGAVTGFLRDGGYLLPGSAVADLYAGAGLFTAPLADAVGVTGSVLSVEGSPGTSRDARKNLHGEPHVEIVQGRVERVLRQRPRNFDSLVIDPPRAGAGKAVVSQLIESGPRAIAYVSCDPASFARDLGYFRNGGWRLEALRAFDLYPHTHHLETVALLVPAA, encoded by the coding sequence ATGACCCACCCCAGCAACACCGAATCCAGCACGCCCGCGGCCCAGGACGGAGCTGCCAAGGAACTGGTGGTGGACGTCGGTCCCATCGCCCACGGCGGCCACTTTGTCGCTCGGCACGAAGGCAGGGTCATCTTCGTCCGGCACGGCATCCCGGGGGAGAAGGTCCGGGTCCGGTTGACGGATTCCGGCGAGTCTTCCCGTTTCTGGCGCGCCGACGTCGTCGACGTCCTAGAGGCGTCGAACGACCGGACACGCCATTTCTGGCCAATCGCCGACTCCCTTGCCGCCTGGCGGAAGGGTGGACCGCCGGTGGGGGGTGCCGAACTCGGCCACGTGACGCTGGAACGGCAGCGCCTGCTCAAATCCGAAGTCCTCGCCGAGCAGCTGAAGCGGCTCGCCGGCGTCGAGCTGGACGTCGAGGTGGAGCCCGCCGCCGGACATGATCCAACTTCCGACGGCGGTCCAGGCCTCGGCTGGCGAACGCGGGCCAGTTTTACCGTCACCCCGGGCGGCCGCCTGGGAATGCACGCCCACCGCTCCGACGTCGTCATTCCGGTTCGCGAGATGCCGCTCGCGCTTCCGGGCATCAATGACTTGCGGCTGTGGGACATCGATTTGCACGGTATTTCACGGGTGGAAGTTGCAGCACCTGCCAACGGATCACGTCCGCTGGTCCTCCTCGCCCCGGAGGAGGGGACCGACGCCCGGCGCCTCAACCGGATACTAGGGCAGCTCCCGCACGATGTTTCCGTGGCGAGCTTCGACCCGGCCCGCGGCGAAGTGTTGCAGTTGCGCGGTAGGACCTGGGTCCAGGAGTCGGCAGCCGGTCATGAATACCGAGTCACAGGAGAGGGCTTCTGGCAGATCCATAAAGACGCTCCGGACACTCTGGTGGGGGCGGTGACGGGATTCCTGCGCGACGGCGGCTACCTTCTTCCGGGATCGGCCGTGGCTGATCTTTACGCGGGAGCCGGATTGTTTACGGCGCCCCTGGCGGACGCGGTGGGGGTTACCGGTTCGGTACTATCCGTGGAAGGATCGCCCGGCACCAGCCGGGATGCCCGGAAGAACCTGCACGGCGAACCGCATGTGGAGATCGTCCAGGGCCGGGTGGAACGCGTCCTGCGGCAACGGCCCCGCAACTTCGACTCCTTGGTGATCGATCCGCCACGGGCCGGTGCGGGCAAAGCCGTTGTCAGCCAGCTGATTGAGTCCGGACCGCGGGCAATCGCCTATGTGTCGTGTGATCCGGCCTCGTTCGCGCGTGATCTGGGGTACTTCCGCAACGGCGGCTGGCGGCTTGAAGCACTCCGGGCCTTTGACCTGTATCCGCACACGCACCACTTGGAGACCGTTGCGTTGCTGGTGCCCGCGGCGTAG
- a CDS encoding APC family permease yields MLTILNAAKRVLVGRPFRNDRLAHTLLPKRIALPIFASDALSSVAYAPDEILLTLALAGVSAVAISPLVGLAVMVVLLTVVASYRQNVHAYPSGGGDYEIANVNLGKFAGLTVAAALLVDYVLTVAVSMSSAAAYLTTAIPSLHGQQALIATVGVVILALVNLRGIKEAGSVFAVPTYIFMFSILGMTAVGIFQAVTGQLGEAPSAAFTIVPQEGFDQGLVGLAGAFLLLRAFSSGAAALTGVEAISNGVPNFKKPKSKNAATTLLLLGVIASAMLAGIIYLANATKVHIVLDPAKEFLLNGQPLADDYIQNPAISQIAETIFGSGSLPFYIVVAATGVILVFASNTAFNGFPVLGSILAQDGYLPRQLRTRGDRLAFSNGVLALAGGALVLIISFNADVTKLIQLYIVGVFISFTMSQLGMVRHWGRELKLAQDTAVRLRILKSRTINMLGFCMTALVLTIVLITKFEQGAWIALLAMFVLFLIMWSIRAHYDNVAKELAVDEDSSPRALPTRVHAVLLVSHVRKPVLRALAYARASRPSRLDAIIVDIDHQETTHTVQAWDKLDIPVPLTVLASPYRETVTPILDYVKNMRRDSPRDLIVVYIPEYVVGKWWEQFVHNQTALRIKARLHFEPGVMVASVPWQLKSSEEAKALQDT; encoded by the coding sequence AACGATCGGCTGGCCCATACCCTGCTTCCCAAGCGCATTGCGCTGCCGATTTTCGCCTCGGATGCCCTGTCCTCTGTGGCGTATGCCCCCGACGAAATCCTGCTGACGCTGGCCCTCGCGGGCGTGAGTGCCGTGGCCATTTCGCCGCTGGTCGGCCTCGCCGTCATGGTGGTCTTGCTCACGGTTGTTGCCTCGTACCGGCAAAACGTCCACGCCTATCCTTCCGGCGGTGGCGACTACGAAATCGCCAACGTCAACCTCGGGAAGTTCGCGGGCCTGACCGTCGCGGCCGCTTTGTTGGTGGACTACGTCCTCACGGTCGCCGTGTCGATGTCCTCCGCGGCGGCGTACCTGACCACTGCGATCCCCTCTTTGCATGGGCAGCAGGCACTCATTGCCACAGTCGGCGTCGTGATCTTGGCCCTGGTGAACCTTCGCGGCATCAAGGAGGCCGGGAGTGTCTTTGCGGTTCCCACCTACATCTTCATGTTCTCCATCCTGGGCATGACGGCTGTAGGCATCTTCCAGGCGGTCACAGGCCAACTGGGCGAAGCGCCGTCGGCCGCTTTTACGATCGTCCCGCAAGAGGGATTCGACCAAGGGCTGGTCGGCTTGGCCGGGGCGTTCCTGCTCCTTCGGGCCTTCTCCTCAGGGGCAGCCGCCCTGACCGGCGTGGAGGCCATCAGCAACGGTGTGCCGAACTTCAAGAAGCCCAAGAGCAAGAACGCTGCCACGACCCTTCTCTTGTTGGGTGTCATCGCCTCGGCCATGCTCGCGGGCATCATCTACCTTGCCAACGCCACCAAGGTCCACATCGTGCTGGACCCGGCCAAGGAATTTCTCCTCAACGGCCAACCGCTGGCGGACGACTACATCCAGAACCCGGCCATCAGCCAGATCGCGGAAACTATTTTCGGCTCGGGATCCCTCCCGTTCTATATCGTCGTCGCAGCCACGGGCGTCATCCTCGTCTTCGCTTCCAACACGGCCTTCAACGGGTTCCCCGTCCTGGGCTCCATCCTCGCCCAGGATGGATACCTGCCCCGCCAGCTGCGCACACGCGGAGACCGCCTCGCCTTCAGCAACGGCGTCCTTGCGCTTGCGGGCGGGGCCCTGGTCCTCATCATTTCCTTCAATGCCGACGTCACCAAGCTGATCCAGCTCTACATCGTGGGTGTCTTCATTTCCTTCACAATGAGCCAGCTGGGCATGGTGCGGCACTGGGGCAGGGAACTCAAACTTGCCCAGGACACAGCCGTCCGGCTCAGAATATTGAAGTCCCGCACTATCAACATGCTCGGCTTCTGCATGACGGCGCTGGTGCTGACCATCGTGCTCATCACCAAGTTCGAACAGGGCGCCTGGATCGCACTCCTGGCCATGTTCGTGCTGTTCCTCATTATGTGGAGCATCCGCGCCCACTACGACAACGTGGCCAAGGAACTGGCCGTTGACGAGGACTCCTCCCCGCGGGCGCTGCCCACCAGGGTCCACGCCGTGCTGCTGGTGTCCCATGTCCGCAAACCGGTGCTGCGCGCACTCGCCTACGCAAGGGCGTCGCGGCCGTCCAGGTTGGACGCCATCATTGTCGATATCGACCATCAAGAGACAACCCACACCGTGCAGGCCTGGGACAAGCTCGACATCCCGGTCCCGTTGACCGTGTTGGCGAGCCCATACCGGGAAACCGTCACGCCCATCCTGGACTACGTCAAGAACATGCGCCGGGACTCGCCGCGCGACTTGATCGTCGTGTACATCCCGGAGTATGTCGTCGGCAAGTGGTGGGAACAGTTTGTCCACAACCAGACCGCGCTGCGCATCAAGGCCCGGCTTCACTTTGAACCCGGCGTGATGGTGGCAAGTGTTCCCTGGCAATTGAAGTCGTCCGAAGAAGCAAAGGCACTGCAGGATACCTGA